The genomic window agtaccTTGCCATATAACCTTATGTGGTCTTCTCAACTCTCCACTCAATATTGTTCTGAACACTGAATATGTGTCTCTTGTGTTTCGAATTTTGTAAAGACTAAAAATAGTCAGCATTTTCTTTgtctaggctaaaataaggTGGAATATTTATTTCTTAGACATTTGGTTGGGGTTATGGAATAGAAAATTTGATTAGCTCAGCACAATTATGCTTATTGAGAATCTTGTGAAACATATGCAAGTGTCTTTGTGTTTTCATAGTGACTTACACTGTAGGAACTCCTTCCTAGTCTTGGGTTCGTTACTGGAAATGATGTTGATGTTTCTTactaagaaaataaacacatatACATAATTAGAATAGTTATAAAAACCTTGTGGTGCCATTCTAAAGAGGCAAAAATTCACTTTCGTGGGCCTGTTCGCTGCTAGTGGAATGACCTGCCTATCTCAATTCGAGCAGCTAAgtctttagccattttcaaGAAACGACAAAGGCTCATCCGTTTCATCAACACTTGACCCATTAATACTAACATTTAATATTCTATTTATattctgaaatatatatatatatatatatatatatatatatatatatatatatataataaaaaaaatcatctgctaaattattaaatgtaaacaaataattctaaattattcattgtaataattattcaaaaatttatatatgcactttcatatttattttttaacttgcTCAAGCTTCTTGTCCCTTGTTAAATAATGTAACTCATTTCTGAAGTAACTGTTACTGTCACTTTACCTCGACTAGATATTTTTTTCATCTCTTCTTTACAGAACTTCTCCAGTTTTTCTTTCAATTGAGAGACCGGTTTTCTCACATCTTTATAAGAGAGGACAGAACTGACTTTAACGCTGGATACATCTGTGGATTCCAGATGTTCAGAGAGAGACTGGAAGTTCTAGAGAGAATAAATGAACAGAAATATTAAAGAtacaaatcacaaaaaaaaatcattagcaGCGTCCTCCCTCCCCTAGATATTTATTGCACTTACTTTTCCAAATTAATCTGTATTCATTTCACATACAACACCAGGGTTGTCAACCAGGGGAATATGAACCCTTGGGGTcacttttaaagattttttaattaataaactaATTTTCTAACTTTTTAATTTCTAACTTTAGTGGTCTTCACTAATGATCCGTTAAGCATTGTAGAAAATGCAGTACTGTTAAAGTTCTTCTTAATAAAAGTTattatataaaagttatttataTTGATTCTTTTTCTTATATTGATtcttgaatatttttttaaataaatataaatttaattgcAGCATCTGTTATCTTCAAATTGCACTGTAAACAGTGTGATAGCATATCAGCCATCAGCCACCCTACTCCATATCGTTTGACCACTAATTTGTGCTTTATTAAAGTTGGAGTATAGTTGGAGTATAGCTGTTTCTGCTCTACTAGTCACCTAGCAGAGCGACAAAAATAAAGCATGTTGTCAAACAACCTTTGAAAATGCCCTTTTGAGCATCACACACATCTGGTCTATAAATGGAAAGGCATGTGTCAACAGGTAAAGTAGGCTTCTTTCAATAAAAGGTGCAAGAATgcttttaaaggcacaatatgtaagatttttggattaaaatatccaaaaaccactagaacaatgttatttattttgttgatgttattttattgttgatGTTATACTTTatgatgttattttattttgttattttgtgtacttacattatcccaaatatttccaagaatgtttatccagagaaataagcaattttaaccaggacacaggTCGTGTCcatgcgtcgcctatcaatgacatcaaaCCCGCATTATAATAAAATGGTATAATAATTTAGCAATCACTCTAGCGACCTTGTTTCagcactcggtcctgctctgcttcatactacagtaacgttaataatctcatccattaacatgatttctgcccgagtcccattCCAATtattttccactggctgtagacatgaagacaacacctcccatcattccgtgaaatcaaggcgtcatcaagctacgcctttgttttgaataagggACCTCTAGaggtgaaaatttacatagtgtgcctttaagtTACCATACCTGTCAAGGTAAACTGATTGTTACTATTAAGAATTGCATTCTTACTTGTTCAGTCAAACCATTTTTAAAGATGAATAGCAGCTCTGAGGCTCTAATCTGTTAAGCATTAGGCTATAAGTAATACTATTTGTTAGTGTTGATTAAAATCATTATAAATTGATTAAGCTttatagagaaaaaaatatagGTAGGATTCAaaattttcaggtacagaaaaaaTAACGCATAGTAttcattgtataaattaaacatagattaatccttattaaagttaaaaaagttattcagtcaacgGCAGTGAgggttttttctttgtattctgTTGTTTGATTAGGGCCGGTGCCAGTTACTGTGCCCTCCTTACCGCCCTCCCTCATGACATCCTGCATTCAGtccgaatgcaatgattggatgaacattttaaGGCCCTGAGACTTTCAAAGTAGTTATTTAGACCATGTTAATTACTGATTGCTATCAGGCTGTAAAGAGACTTTTAACCAGtatagaaaaaaatgtttatgaaaaaaCATTAATGTTCTAATTTGAGTACTTAAGCCATCTGTGTGCATGTGATGTTGTGAAACAGTAAATCTACAGAAACTCTCTATTGCCTTTGTGTtggtataataataaataatgttaactgGTATCAGACAAAACATGAACTGCTTTTGATTTTGAATACCAGACAAAGCAGTTATCTTCTGAGATCTGGGAAAGCAAATTGATCTGACAGATATGGATTATTATTTTAGTGGCTTAGATAAtagtttttacagtaaaattaggAAAGACATTGCTTATGACAGCAGTCTTGTTATTCAGATCTGTTACCTGTAGGAAACGGATGTGATTGtctgtgtgtgaaagctgctctAGCTCtacttctctcctcctcagatcatcAATCTCCTGCTCCAGTTGCTTCAAGAGTCCTTCAGCTTGACCCACTTCAGccttttcctgatctctgatcatcTGTGTCACCTCAGATCGGCTTCTCTCAATAGAGCGGATCAGTTCAGCAAAGATCCTCTCACTGACCTCCATTGCCGCCTGTGCAGAACGCTGTTAGGAGACAAAGACATTCAGACCGTTCACGCGGGTCAGCATGTAAAACACTGCGGGTTTCAGTGGGATGGGAAAGCGGGCCAGCACTGCGCTCAGTGATTAAACATCTCACCTTGTGAGTCTCCACAGCCTCTCTGAACTCCTGAagctctttctgtctttcttggACTCTGTGCTGGAATTTTCCTTGTATCTCTCCAACCTTTTTCTAGAGGAGTTTAAAAATCACTTTGCTTGAATGGTTTCTGGATATTGCAACTatcttaatattaatattaatataaacattaatattattgtgTAATAATGTCATCATTAACTGCATAATAACATAATGATTGCAAGAATCAGCATAGCTTATTAATGTGTTTTCAGTTCAcacctgtttctctgtcctctctGCTTCAGCTGGAACAGTATCATGACTTTTGTGTTCATCCATCACACACATCAAACAAATACATCGCTGGTCAGTGCGACAAAAAACCTCCAAAGGTCTGTTGTGTTGAgggcagatcatctcctgcagtcgtccagtggcaTCAGTCACTTTGTGTCGTTTCTTTAAAGGAGATTCTTCATGACACTTAAAGTGACTTTGACAGTAAGATTCCAGGCACATCAGACAGGACTTTACAGCTTTGCGTTTCCTTCCAGTACAGAAGTCACACCCCACATCTCCAGGTCCAGCATAACTGAAAGCAGGACGAGACTGTTTAGTCTgcttcagtttctccaccactTCAACCAGCATAGTATTTTTACCTAAAGCAGGTCTTGGAGtgaaggtctgtctgcactgagggcAGCTGTAAACTCTCGTCTGATCATTCCAGTAGTCTGTAATACAGTtcatacagtaactgtgtccacaggggatggtcactggatccttcagtAGATCCAGACAGATTAAACAGCTGAACTGATCCCGATCCACTGAAATTTTAGCTTCTGCCATTTCACTgtagagacagacagaaagaaataCACAGCGCCTTATCTACACTGAGGTTTCGTTTTCTCTGAAATGAAGAGGTGAAACAGTTTCCTGTCTGCACGCAACACAATCAAAACAAATGTGTCAGGTGACACATCTTTATTTTACTGCAGATAGAAAATAGCATCCATTATTAGGTGTTAGTCTCAAAATGAGCAGGGCTGGATGATGGACTGGTAATCATTATTCAACAAGCACACAAATTAggcaattttaaaattgtatgtaaaattaacatttacatttttgcagttggcagacacttttatccaaaacaaCTTATACTGCTTTTAAACTACACATTTTTTAGTAGTTCTTGCTTTCCCtaggaatcaaacccatgatcTTGCCATTGCTTGTGCctgctctactgtttgagctgTTACTGTACCTATTGCAAGTTATATCAATTAGCCTGCACTGCAGTAACATTATATATTGTAGACTAGCCCTCTAGTTCTCTGTAAAATCAACCTAGGGGTCAAAAAGCAATGTTTTTTATAtctataaaaacattaaagggttagttcacccaaaaattaaaattctgtcattaattactcaccgtcatgtcgttctacacccgtaagacctttgttcatcttcggaacacaaatgaggatctttttgatgacatcTGTGAGCTGTCCCTCCATAGATTGCCTTCACAACTGAaaatttgatgcttcaaaaagttcataaagagatagtaaaactaatccatatgaattgagtggtttagtccaaatattcaaaagagacttgatcgctttatatgataagCAGATTAAATTTacgcttttattcacatttaaacattgatcagcaaacataaaaagaagctcaaccgaacctgcttgatgtgtgagaacaaacctcttgtggaagctcaaacatgctgcgtgacacacgagaatgaacctcattagtTCTCGCACGCATCAAGCAAACATGTTTGAgtttctgtttaccacaactgtgcgagttgatgaatgtgaataaaatttgtgaataaaagcctaaattaaggcccaatcccaattctacCCCTTACCCCTTTCCCTTCCCCTTTGTTTCGCACGTTCACGTGAAGGGGTAGGGGTGTCCCAATTCTCATTTGGTTGGAGGGGAAGGGGTAGGGGGAAGGGCCAGGTAGCCCTTCAAACGAAGATTTTTCGGGACCACACTTCAGACGAAGGGGTATGATAAATTTCCAACATGGCCGACCGAGCGAGCAGAGAGACCcataaatgtaagtatttttttacggtaaacagtattttagtaataaataatcACTTGTTTTATGTTGCCTTTAATCTTGTGTTCATGTATACGGTTATGTTCTCcgaaaaaagatttgttaaaatcGCTATGAAAAAAGTTCGGtaatgttttttactttatgatagttccacaacatatttttttatattttattgaaacccgcgttgatttgacaacataaattcaaatcCGGTGGCAGCTAACTTGTCTTTTTGCCGCATGCCtgattaatgtattgttttgttgtggttaCGTCCATAAATACGTGTACGttacatgatataaacaaaaagtgCATTCAGTTTGCGTGCTTATTCATCAGTATTGTATGTAGCTGTCGCCCAAGCAACAGAGATCACTACAGCTATTGATGGCATCTTAGAAGTGTGTGATAAACATCGGCGCATCTATGACGCAGGAGCTAGCGACGACTTATGACGACATGTAATGGTCTAGTAGTGGTGTCCCATTTCTTAGGGGAATATTTTCAGCAAACTGCAAGGGGCAAGGGGAAGGGGTAGGCGTAGggggaaggggaaggggtataaaatagaattgggattgggcctaaatctgttcatcaatcatataaagcaatcgtgtctccagaaaatttggactaaaccactcaattcaaaaggattagttttacgatcacttttagaactttttgaagcatcaaagtggtagttgcgtagctgtctatggagggaccgaaagctcagatttcatcaaaaagatcttcatttgtgtttcaaagttgaacaaaagtcttacaggtttggaacgacatgagggtaagtaattaatgacagaattttcatttttgggtgaactaaccctttaagcaaaaaTATCTCTACATGAATCTTTTGTCTAAATTTGCAGTAATTATTTACCTATATCTAAATTTATATGTACTATAATTTAACAGAACACCTGACTCATTTCAGACGTTCatactgaattaaatcaaaagAAGGTCAAATAAAGCAATCAAAGTGGCTTTTATTGCATTTGGtgtcaaaaacaaaaagcaaaaatcACATCcaatatttgatttttaaaatatatacaagaTATACAAGAATGATCTGCATAAAGATTAGACTAAGccgaaaattattttttatataaatgttattccaGTGACCATTTTGATTTACTACATTTGATTAGAATACAATAGCCTTCATAACATCTCACTGTTTATGATATATCAAAAGCTATATCAGATCTACATATATCATAATGTTGGATTACAGTCAGATCACTGCTGATCCAAAATAAACCCCAAACCAAGGATAGAGAGCCTCAGTAaatgtggtctggactctgTGGATGAGGGTCATTGTGCAGGGATGCCGTATGACAGAATTCCTGctctgtgatccacatacactcctattctagaGGAGCTGAAAGAGTGTttcgtttttttgtaattgtcCCATAATGAGTGACTAGATGCAAAACATTAACAATTCTAGGGCTGATCATTGAATCCAAATCTACCTTGACTGTCCTGTCTCTTCTTGATGCTCTTATTTGACACCAATTAGGGCTAGATATTAGAAAACAAGATAATCAAGGTAAATGATTACTGTACCGCTGCCGCGTTCCGTCCAGCGCAACTTCCTTTCCTTCACAgctgtgtattttttttcctccccaACCCAAACTTACAGGCCCgctgaagtgtcttggaacACGCAGAAATATTgaatgtgttgacgtaatttcaactgaaacagaaagACATGGCGATCTATCGAACAGCCCCGCtcctttttaaaaatagccaatagcgtttcgtttatatcacagctcggaCAGAATCGTTAAACTCAGtaaaaccaaagtccctttaagacaagtcatttcactcggcgacCATCTTTGAAATGGCTCTTGGGtatccaagtgcagctcctatcggggaaacatcaaattctccaaagctgtttgccaagctttcgattacatttcatatttgaaatcactaatgaaatctgacaagAACTGTCTGATAAATTTTGTTTCCAAaacgaatcatgacaaaaaactataTTTGGATCAACCTAATGCACACGCGCAGTCCTAAATGTGCATCTCGTGTCTGATTTTGGAGGCAagcatctgactgtttctatagaaactgatggttctaacggccgctgcagtgacgtgaTGACTTTACCAAATGGCGATTGgatcttatttagaaggcgggacttattccgccatattgcgcgttgcaccttctcccattcataataatacaagtgacgcgtcttgtgttattcagTAGTCTTTGGTAAAACCTCCTTTTTAATTCCTTTTAATATCTAACAGTTAATCATCTAATCTCCtctatatcactttaaaatacagcattctgtgcagaatttaaatgggtccgatacctttcgtggtctgagccgactcacggatatgatccgctctgtgctctcaAGTCCCTGGGCCAGAGGAGACTCTGCTCGCAATGCGGCGGTTCACGTTATACTAACGTGAAACGGACTTCATTTGAGTCAATGGAAaaaatatttacactgtctgaaccGTTCACTATtatctatatagtgcactatgtgccattcaccatgtagaaactagtaaatgtgtgaacaaatgaccgatttTAGCCGCAGCTTCAGTGTCTGTTGATAGTGTAGGAGGAGGCGGGACTACAAATTAAGGTAAGACTCTTCTAATAATTCTTGTTATTCAGATTCCTGTTATTCAGATCTCAGTTACCTGTaggaaatggatgtgatcaTCTGGGTGTGAAAGCTGCTTCAGCTGAGCGTCTCTCCTCCTCAAATCATCAATTTCCTGCTTCAATTCTTCTAAGCGTCTTTCAACTCGACTCACTTCAGCCtcttcctgatctctgatcatcTGTGTCACCTTGGATCggcttctctcaatggagcggatcAGTTCAGTAAAGATCCTTTCACTGTTCTCCACTGCTGCCTGTGCAGAACGCTGTTAGGACacagacaaaacagaaaaaaagttggGTAAGTCACTCTAAATACATCTAAAACTTCTATGAGTCTTAAGAAGACTGACCTTATGAGTCTTCACAGCCTCTTTCATCTCCTGAAGCTTCTTCTCACCGTCCTGGATTCTCTGCTGGAATTCTCTGTGTGTATTGTATTGATTTAATATTGTCTTTACATGTGAATTACACcatatatgtaattttttcaTTAGtgacatacattgagatcaTTACCACAACTGAACCCAAGTCCAGAGATGAGTTCTTACAATGTAAGTGTTACTAACAAAAAGCAAACACAAACTGTCAGACATTTATGAATTCTCAAGAAGGATATATCAGTTGTTAGCCTGAATTCTAATCTTTGTTATCATCTGAATCTAATTTTCTAGctttacattatttaaaggcCACACATCACCTTGGTACCTAACTTTAAGTGTATTTTTTGCCCCATGCAGATTCCTGTCAGCTCACCCTGGATTCAAACACTGCACATAAATACCTCCGTCTGTCTGAAGGCAACAGAGTGGCTACTTTTATTGGGGCTGACCAGCAGTACCCTGATCATCCGGACAGATTTCATGATTTTtctcaggtgttgtgtagagagagtgtgtatgGATGCTGTTACTGGGAGGTCAAGTGGAGTGGGAAGGCTGGGATGGgaatatcagtgtcatataagagcatcagcaggaagggagaTGGTGATGATTGTGTCTTTGGATTTAATGATTAGTCCTGGAGATTGTCCTGCTCTGACTCCAGGTGTGCATTCAGACACAATAAGGAAGAAATTGAACTCCCTGTGGTCTCCAGCTACtctagaataggagtgtatgtggatcacagtgcaggaattctgtccttctacagcgtctctgacacaATGACCCTCATCCAcagagtccagaccacattcactcaaccgctttATCCAGGGTTTGGAATCAATTTAGGATCAACACTGAGACTGTCGTCTTAAAAGATTCTATGTCATATtcataggcgtaatttgcgggtgggacatgtccccaccactttttgaaagggtcgatattgtccccaccactttttgaaacatctcgcg from Megalobrama amblycephala isolate DHTTF-2021 linkage group LG17, ASM1881202v1, whole genome shotgun sequence includes these protein-coding regions:
- the LOC125250014 gene encoding tripartite motif-containing protein 16-like translates to MITSISYSEMAEAKISVDRDQFSCLICLDLLKDPVTIPCGHSYCMNCITDYWNDQTRVYSCPQCRQTFTPRPALGKNTMLVEVVEKLKQTKQSRPAFSYAGPGDVGCDFCTGRKRKAVKSCLMCLESYCQSHFKCHEESPLKKRHKVTDATGRLQEMICPQHNRPLEVFCRTDQRCICLMCVMDEHKSHDTVPAEAERTEKQKKVGEIQGKFQHRVQERQKELQEFREAVETHKRSAQAAMEVSERIFAELIRSIERSRSEVTQMIRDQEKAEVGQAEGLLKQLEQEIDDLRRREVELEQLSHTDNHIRFLQNFQSLSEHLESTDVSSVKVSSVLSYKDVRKPVSQLKEKLEKFCKEEMKKISSRVRNINIISSNEPKTRKEFLQYSHQLTLDLNTVNKQVHLSEDNTVAAYTDTVQAYPDHPDRFDVWPQVLCRESVCGRCYWEVESSNGMGISVSYKSIRRKGKSKECIFGFNDQSWRLSCSASYSFLHNSKTVKLPVISNSSRIGVYVDHRAGTLSFYSVSDTMTLIQSPDHIHSTALFWVLALYINRETV